Genomic DNA from uncultured Acetobacterium sp.:
AAGCACCTTTATATAATCAATCATATATTCCGGCAGATCAGGCGGACGACGACTGGAAACAATATGGCCATCAATAATTGAAGGCGTATCATGCCAGATGGCACCGGCATTGGTCATATCATCCTTAATGCCAGGGGTGCTGGTAACATTTTTGCCTTTGAGAATTCCGGCTGAAATTAAAACCCAACCGGCATGGCAAATCTGCCCAATGATTCGTTTTCGTCCATCCAGGTTGCGGATCATCTCCAGAACCACCGGGAATCGACGGATGG
This window encodes:
- a CDS encoding type 1 glutamine amidotransferase domain-containing protein, with product MKNKKIIALISNDFEDLELWYPVLRLREEGVTVHVVGEEAGKKYIGKYGVPCVSDLAYTDINPDDYDGILVPGGWAPDAIRRFPVVLEMIRNLDGRKRIIGQICHAGWVLISAGILKGKNVTSTPGIKDDMTNAGAIWHDTPSIIDGHIVSSRRPPDLPEYMIDYIKVLKAQD